The following are encoded together in the Aerococcus mictus genome:
- the deoC gene encoding deoxyribose-phosphate aldolase: MDKNQLAQKIDHTLLKADATEQAIRTVCQEAIDYNTASVCVNSYWVPIVHELLEETKINTVAVVGFPLGAMSTESKTFEAKNAIDNGADEIDMVMNIGQMLSGNYDEVLNDIKSVADVVHDSDKVLKVILENALIGKDLIEKACHLAEEAGADYVKTSTGFSTSGAKLEDVELMRKSVSPHVKIKAAGGIRDKETAIKMLKAGADRLGLSSTLTILAE; the protein is encoded by the coding sequence GTGGATAAAAATCAATTGGCTCAAAAAATTGATCATACCTTATTAAAGGCAGATGCAACTGAGCAAGCGATTAGAACAGTTTGTCAAGAAGCGATTGATTACAATACAGCCTCAGTTTGTGTGAATTCCTATTGGGTTCCTATAGTGCATGAGCTTTTAGAAGAAACAAAAATCAATACAGTAGCTGTTGTAGGTTTTCCCTTAGGAGCTATGTCGACTGAAAGTAAAACATTTGAAGCTAAAAATGCTATCGATAATGGTGCAGATGAAATTGATATGGTTATGAATATTGGACAAATGCTCAGTGGAAATTATGACGAAGTTCTAAATGATATTAAATCTGTAGCTGATGTTGTTCATGACAGCGACAAGGTACTTAAGGTTATCCTTGAAAATGCACTTATTGGAAAAGATTTAATTGAAAAAGCATGTCATTTGGCTGAAGAAGCTGGTGCTGATTATGTCAAAACCTCTACTGGTTTTAGCACATCTGGAGCTAAGCTGGAAGATGTCGAATTAATGAGAAAAAGTGTAAGCCCCCATGTAAAAATAAAAGCAGCGGGTGGAATAAGAGATAAAGAGACGGCAATAAAAATGTTAAAAGCAGGTGCAGACCGTCTGGGATTAAGTAGTACCCTTACCATTTTGGCTGAGTAA
- the hxlB gene encoding 6-phospho-3-hexuloisomerase: protein MMTNSTYRNYVSILKELNMHQEELALYNFGKINNLIINANHIFLLGAGRSGCVMKMFANRLNHLGLNVSIIGEVTAPPANKNDVLILNSSSGATDRLIVTAKKAKKIGVTIILISSQTNTELYKLADEAIIFSANSKSSADNSLSRQPMGSLFEQTSLIICDAIVISLKEMLEETNQTMSKRHANLE, encoded by the coding sequence ATGATGACCAATTCAACATATAGAAATTACGTCTCGATTCTTAAAGAACTTAACATGCATCAAGAAGAATTAGCGTTGTATAATTTTGGAAAAATAAATAATCTGATTATAAATGCTAATCATATATTTTTACTAGGAGCAGGGAGATCTGGTTGCGTAATGAAGATGTTTGCTAATCGTTTAAATCATCTTGGGCTCAATGTGAGTATTATTGGAGAAGTTACCGCTCCACCAGCTAATAAAAATGATGTCTTAATATTAAATTCTTCATCTGGCGCAACTGATCGATTAATTGTTACTGCTAAAAAGGCAAAAAAAATAGGTGTTACAATTATATTGATAAGTTCACAAACGAATACGGAACTTTATAAATTAGCAGACGAAGCCATTATTTTTTCTGCAAATAGCAAAAGTTCTGCAGATAATTCATTATCACGACAACCGATGGGCTCATTATTTGAACAGACCAGCCTTATCATTTGTGATGCTATTGTAATTTCTTTAAAAGAAATGCTTGAAGAAACTAATCAAACAATGAGTAAACGACATGCAAATTTAGAATAA
- the tkt gene encoding transketolase → MFSKVDSLAVDTIRMLSLDQVEEAGAGHPGAPLDQAPMAHALWTKHLRVNPTNPKWFNRDRFVLSSGHGSPLIYSLLHLAGFNLSIDDLKHFRKFNSKTPGHPEVTHTEGVEATTGPLGQGVANAVGMAMAEAHLAAMFNRDNYNVVDHYTYTICGDGDLQEGVCQEASSLAGHLKLGKLIVLYDSNDVQLDGPTNMGFTEDIEMKYKAYGWHYQRVEDGNDMEAINKAIEKAKAETDKPSIIEIKTIIGYGMPNAGTSDAHSDPIGAEGVAYTKKQYHWTHDEPFYVPDEVYNVYKENVENRGSQAEEEWNKLFKGYQEAYPELAEELSASIRRELPDNWADEVPNYEVGDSESTRDTSSRIINGIAEKVSTFWGGSADLSNSNKTMIKSAEAFTPDNYEGRNIWYGVREFAMGAILNGILLHGGTWSYVGTFFVFSDYLRPAIRLAALSQIPAIYVFTHDSVILGFDGATHEPIEHFASYRAMPNLTTFRPADANEAVAAWKFAMESEDRPTILALSRQALPVLEGTVKYAQDHVEKGGYVISPAESKDYDGIIIASGSEVSLSIEVQKQLKEDGIDVSVVSIPSTDLFDLQSDEYKEAVLPSKIEKRLVVEASNDPGWAKYYGSKGKALGIETFGISGDGQEVYESFGYTVDKIVEEYKTL, encoded by the coding sequence ATGTTTTCAAAAGTTGACAGTTTGGCTGTAGACACTATTCGTATGTTGAGCTTAGACCAGGTCGAAGAAGCTGGAGCAGGACATCCAGGAGCGCCTCTTGACCAAGCACCTATGGCTCATGCTTTGTGGACAAAACATTTAAGAGTTAATCCAACTAATCCTAAATGGTTTAACAGAGATCGCTTTGTTTTATCTTCAGGACATGGCTCTCCGTTAATTTATTCGTTATTACATTTAGCTGGTTTTAATTTATCGATAGATGATCTAAAACACTTTAGAAAATTTAATTCAAAAACACCTGGGCACCCTGAAGTTACCCATACAGAAGGTGTTGAAGCAACTACTGGTCCACTTGGGCAAGGAGTAGCAAATGCAGTTGGTATGGCTATGGCAGAAGCTCATTTAGCAGCAATGTTTAACCGGGATAACTATAATGTGGTCGATCACTATACCTATACAATTTGTGGGGATGGCGACCTGCAAGAAGGTGTTTGCCAAGAAGCATCTAGTTTAGCTGGGCACCTAAAATTAGGGAAACTAATCGTTCTCTATGATTCTAATGATGTTCAACTCGATGGGCCAACTAATATGGGCTTTACTGAAGATATTGAAATGAAGTATAAAGCTTATGGATGGCATTATCAACGTGTTGAAGATGGAAATGATATGGAGGCTATCAATAAAGCCATTGAAAAAGCTAAGGCTGAAACCGATAAACCTTCTATTATTGAAATAAAAACAATTATTGGATACGGTATGCCGAATGCAGGCACATCTGATGCCCATAGTGATCCTATTGGAGCGGAAGGCGTTGCTTATACTAAAAAGCAATATCACTGGACACACGATGAACCTTTCTATGTTCCAGACGAGGTTTACAATGTTTATAAAGAAAATGTTGAAAATCGAGGCAGTCAAGCTGAAGAAGAGTGGAACAAATTATTTAAGGGCTATCAAGAAGCTTATCCAGAATTAGCTGAAGAACTAAGTGCAAGTATTAGAAGAGAATTACCAGACAATTGGGCAGATGAAGTGCCAAACTATGAAGTTGGTGATTCAGAATCTACCCGCGATACCAGCAGTCGGATTATAAATGGCATCGCTGAGAAAGTTTCTACATTCTGGGGAGGCTCGGCCGATCTCTCTAATTCTAATAAGACAATGATAAAATCAGCAGAAGCATTTACTCCAGATAATTATGAAGGAAGAAATATTTGGTATGGTGTTCGTGAATTTGCCATGGGTGCTATCTTGAATGGGATCTTATTACATGGAGGCACTTGGTCTTATGTAGGTACTTTCTTTGTATTCTCTGATTATCTGCGCCCTGCAATTCGTTTGGCTGCTTTATCTCAAATACCAGCTATTTATGTATTTACCCATGACTCTGTTATTTTAGGATTTGATGGAGCCACACACGAACCTATTGAACATTTTGCAAGTTATAGAGCTATGCCAAATCTAACAACCTTCAGACCTGCTGATGCTAACGAAGCTGTTGCAGCTTGGAAATTTGCTATGGAATCTGAAGACCGTCCGACTATTTTGGCTTTATCTAGACAGGCACTTCCAGTATTAGAAGGAACTGTTAAATATGCTCAAGATCATGTTGAAAAGGGTGGTTATGTGATTTCTCCCGCTGAAAGTAAAGATTATGATGGAATAATTATTGCCAGCGGTTCAGAAGTTTCATTGAGCATTGAAGTCCAAAAACAATTAAAAGAAGATGGAATTGATGTAAGCGTAGTCTCAATCCCAAGTACTGATTTATTTGATTTACAAAGTGACGAATACAAGGAAGCAGTATTACCAAGTAAAATCGAAAAACGTTTAGTAGTGGAAGCAAGTAATGATCCAGGTTGGGCAAAATACTATGGGTCTAAAGGCAAAGCGTTAGGTATTGAAACATTTGGAATTAGCGGCGACGGCCAAGAAGTTTATGAATCATTTGGTTACACCGTTGATAAAATTGTTGAAGAATATAAAACTTTGTAA
- a CDS encoding ribulose-phosphate 3-epimerase yields MIIAPSLLNSKLYEFEKNQEIFQKNGITELHIDVMDGNFVPDQANGPKLIRDIRPLSNLYFDIHLMISSPERKIENYLDTGADGITFHIEATSDSMYIVNTLKNANIDASVAVNPGTSLNAIEELLPKINRVLIMTANPGRSEEQFHLECLEKIKKLNRIRKDKGYKFVIQSDGKVDNKVITSLKESGCDHIVSGGYIFNHKSPGRQIQNLIKELDK; encoded by the coding sequence ATGATTATTGCTCCTTCATTATTAAATAGTAAATTATATGAATTTGAAAAGAATCAAGAGATTTTTCAAAAAAACGGTATTACTGAGCTTCATATTGACGTAATGGACGGAAATTTTGTTCCTGATCAAGCAAATGGTCCTAAATTAATTAGAGATATTCGACCGTTATCAAATCTATACTTTGATATTCACTTGATGATTTCTTCTCCAGAAAGAAAAATTGAAAATTATTTAGATACTGGGGCAGATGGTATCACTTTTCATATTGAAGCAACTAGTGATTCAATGTATATTGTCAACACTTTAAAAAATGCAAATATTGATGCTTCTGTTGCAGTTAATCCTGGAACTTCACTTAATGCTATTGAGGAATTACTACCCAAAATCAATAGAGTATTAATTATGACTGCTAACCCAGGCAGATCAGAGGAGCAATTTCACTTAGAGTGTTTAGAAAAAATAAAAAAACTTAATCGAATTAGAAAAGATAAAGGATATAAATTTGTTATTCAGTCCGATGGTAAAGTAGATAATAAAGTGATTACTTCACTAAAAGAGTCAGGTTGCGATCATATTGTTTCAGGGGGTTATATCTTCAATCACAAATCACCCGGTCGTCAAATTCAAAATTTAATAAAGGAACTTGATAAATGA
- a CDS encoding PTS galactitol transporter subunit IIC has protein sequence MDIILNAFEWFISLGSNVFLPIIIFIIGLLFGLKPGKAFISGITVGIGSIGLGLVLDLLSNSLGAAIQDMGQQYGASLNILDIGVGVGGPLAFSTSLGILMIPISLIINFIFIYLGWTKVLNVDIWNFWFPIFMGLVGQAITGKFAYGLLIAIIAVILQWTFATFTQRTVSEFFGYPGIAISHMMATSGAIFAIMINWIFERIPGFNKIDMDAETLTERFGIFGDTVVIGLIIGIVVGIFAGYDVAGIGTLGMSTAAIMKIMPKMVAMFMEGLMPIAEAAQEFANRRLEGREVLIGMDAALTVGHSTVMSTSLLLVPISLVLALILPGNKVLPFGDLAFFAFAICLMIPFFKGNVMRSIIGSSIYVIFCLYMSTWLAPIITDVFNLASFDIGTSGLATMLLAALWPVGLLVIAYNYLGIIGIGIYAVIVITCAIYFSKIKDIETFS, from the coding sequence ATGGATATTATATTAAATGCATTTGAATGGTTCATTTCATTAGGATCAAATGTATTTTTACCTATAATTATATTTATTATTGGTTTATTATTTGGGCTAAAGCCTGGAAAAGCTTTTATTTCTGGAATCACAGTAGGTATTGGTAGTATCGGCCTTGGCTTAGTTTTAGATTTATTATCAAACAGTCTCGGAGCTGCAATTCAAGATATGGGGCAGCAATATGGTGCATCATTGAATATATTAGATATTGGTGTTGGTGTAGGTGGACCATTGGCCTTTTCCACTTCATTAGGTATTTTAATGATTCCAATATCATTAATTATTAACTTTATTTTTATTTATTTAGGGTGGACGAAAGTATTAAATGTCGATATTTGGAACTTTTGGTTTCCGATTTTTATGGGATTAGTCGGACAAGCAATAACAGGAAAATTTGCTTATGGACTACTTATAGCAATAATCGCTGTTATACTCCAATGGACTTTTGCAACATTTACTCAAAGAACGGTTAGTGAGTTTTTTGGATATCCTGGTATTGCTATTAGTCACATGATGGCAACTTCTGGTGCAATTTTTGCTATAATGATCAATTGGATTTTTGAACGAATCCCTGGATTTAACAAGATAGATATGGATGCTGAAACTTTAACTGAACGTTTCGGAATCTTTGGTGATACTGTCGTTATTGGTTTAATTATCGGAATTGTTGTTGGTATTTTTGCTGGCTATGATGTAGCAGGTATAGGCACACTCGGAATGTCAACGGCTGCTATTATGAAGATCATGCCAAAAATGGTTGCAATGTTCATGGAGGGGTTAATGCCTATAGCCGAGGCAGCTCAAGAATTTGCCAATCGTCGCTTAGAAGGGCGTGAGGTTTTAATTGGTATGGATGCGGCTCTAACAGTTGGACATTCAACAGTAATGTCTACATCTCTTCTACTTGTTCCAATTTCTCTAGTTTTAGCTTTAATTTTGCCAGGTAATAAAGTATTGCCCTTCGGAGATTTAGCGTTCTTTGCTTTTGCGATATGTTTAATGATTCCTTTCTTTAAGGGTAACGTGATGAGATCAATTATAGGAAGCTCAATTTACGTTATATTTTGCTTATATATGTCAACCTGGCTTGCACCTATTATTACAGATGTCTTCAATCTTGCCAGTTTTGATATAGGAACTAGTGGATTAGCAACTATGCTTTTAGCGGCTTTATGGCCTGTAGGGCTACTAGTAATTGCATACAATTACCTAGGGATAATAGGAATTGGAATTTACGCTGTAATAGTAATTACTTGTGCTATTTACTTCAGCAAAATTAAAGACATTGAGACTTTCAGTTAA
- a CDS encoding PTS sugar transporter subunit IIB: MKKLLVVCGAGHATSTIAVSKIQNWLKSNGKDDQVKIYQSKIADELHHLDEYDAVVSTTVVPENVKNKVINGLGLLTGMNTDIIYNKLEERLEL, translated from the coding sequence ATGAAAAAATTATTAGTTGTTTGTGGAGCTGGACATGCTACCTCAACTATTGCTGTTTCTAAAATTCAAAATTGGCTTAAAAGTAACGGGAAAGATGATCAAGTAAAAATTTATCAATCTAAAATTGCTGATGAGCTTCATCATTTAGATGAATATGATGCTGTTGTCAGCACAACGGTTGTTCCTGAAAATGTTAAAAATAAAGTGATTAATGGCTTAGGCCTATTAACAGGAATGAATACTGACATTATTTATAATAAACTTGAAGAACGTTTGGAGTTGTAA
- a CDS encoding PTS sugar transporter subunit IIA, with the protein MYLDKNLGILHVKQKNSKELMNNLIDILEENNIVKGSFRNAILEREDNYPTGLEINGYGFAIPHTDGAHVNKSQICYATLVEPVEFRSMTDPNQIINVQMVFMITMKEAHEQLEMLQNLMSLFQNKNEVHDLLRIEDKEIFKNKLISLGIQ; encoded by the coding sequence ATGTATTTAGACAAAAACTTAGGAATATTACATGTAAAACAAAAAAATTCAAAAGAATTAATGAATAATTTAATTGATATTCTTGAAGAAAACAACATTGTTAAGGGTTCTTTTAGAAATGCTATTCTCGAAAGAGAAGATAATTATCCTACTGGCTTAGAAATAAATGGGTATGGATTTGCTATTCCTCATACTGATGGTGCGCATGTTAATAAATCTCAAATATGTTATGCGACTTTAGTAGAACCCGTAGAATTTCGTAGTATGACAGATCCTAATCAAATTATTAATGTTCAAATGGTATTTATGATCACTATGAAGGAGGCCCATGAGCAACTTGAAATGCTACAGAATTTAATGTCTCTATTTCAAAATAAAAATGAAGTTCATGATTTATTGAGGATTGAAGATAAAGAAATATTTAAAAATAAATTGATCAGTCTTGGAATTCAATAG
- a CDS encoding BglG family transcription antiterminator, which yields MLNYKVSFLVSEPRTLTRKDALNLSELSLSEFNKQIKELSERSYRLLDHIIEYKGNLIMSSTVVEHWTDLYFDSSEQEIIYSKLERQLMITLLSFSNISCNSIFELQLFFDVSKNTIVNDIAALRSELEKEDLDLTYSRAKGYQLKGDELTVRSFAFDKMGDLLKLQNGERLLYKGLTQISNDYYAKVRLSFDTIIQNNHLKIVETRFNKSLYFVAYLLQRSKYNNCHFTQADKKLISSVRLYHSSKILLDNVENIKSYDEEKYYFTILLLIICEKIPKSNGFDFLYQCSKEIINEFQRISAVEIENYDYLLESLYQHLVPAFFRIKFNFYISNPLLEEVFNQYNDLFNILKVALEPFRQVLNKRIPDNEIGFFTVLFGGQTQSKYSKQSLKAVILCPNGISSSVIMRAELQSMFPEIEMINSESINDFEGFLKDNDNHSEVDLVFSTVPIKLDKKVFVVKPLMTEIEKYELIEEVHSEFNFKSAKMPTVVDLLDTIMPYISLNEGVTRSKLISIMRNKINKSISRNTDRRPQLSDLLTDDMIQFSDEDLTWQEAIKLSALPLLNKNSIEDRYVEAIINRTYKYGEFIYLGKGIALPHARPEEGVNNIGMTLLSLRNPIHILENRKNPIYILVFLAAIDDKFHLRALAKLTEILNDQHTLEELFAAEDSQAIIELIKREEMKG from the coding sequence TTGTTAAATTATAAAGTTAGCTTTCTGGTGAGTGAACCGAGAACGCTAACTAGAAAAGATGCTTTAAATTTGTCAGAACTATCACTTTCAGAATTCAATAAACAAATCAAAGAGCTAAGCGAAAGGAGCTATCGTTTATTAGATCACATAATAGAGTATAAAGGAAACCTAATAATGTCATCTACAGTTGTTGAACATTGGACCGATTTATATTTCGATTCGAGTGAACAAGAAATCATTTACTCTAAATTAGAAAGACAGTTGATGATAACCCTTCTATCTTTTTCAAACATCAGCTGTAACTCGATATTTGAACTACAATTATTTTTTGATGTTAGCAAAAATACCATAGTAAATGATATAGCGGCCCTAAGAAGTGAATTGGAGAAAGAAGACTTAGACCTTACCTACAGCCGAGCGAAAGGCTACCAGCTTAAAGGTGATGAATTAACTGTTCGTTCTTTTGCTTTTGATAAAATGGGTGACTTATTGAAGTTACAGAATGGGGAGCGTTTGTTATACAAGGGGTTAACCCAAATAAGTAATGACTACTACGCTAAAGTCAGACTTAGTTTTGACACCATCATTCAAAATAATCACTTAAAAATTGTAGAAACTCGTTTTAATAAATCGCTTTACTTTGTGGCTTATTTATTACAGAGAAGTAAATATAATAACTGCCATTTTACTCAAGCCGATAAGAAATTAATTTCATCAGTTAGGTTATATCATTCTTCAAAGATCTTATTAGACAATGTAGAGAATATAAAATCTTATGATGAAGAAAAATATTATTTCACAATTTTACTTTTAATTATTTGTGAAAAAATTCCTAAATCAAATGGATTTGATTTTCTCTATCAGTGCTCAAAAGAAATTATTAATGAATTTCAAAGAATTTCTGCAGTTGAGATTGAAAATTATGACTATCTTTTAGAGAGTCTATATCAGCACTTAGTTCCTGCTTTTTTTAGAATTAAATTTAATTTTTATATTTCTAACCCACTACTAGAGGAAGTATTCAATCAATATAATGATCTTTTCAATATATTGAAGGTTGCCTTAGAGCCTTTTAGGCAAGTTTTAAATAAGCGGATTCCAGATAATGAAATTGGTTTTTTTACAGTGCTTTTTGGCGGACAGACGCAATCAAAATATTCTAAGCAAAGTTTAAAAGCAGTTATTCTATGTCCCAATGGAATTAGTTCATCGGTTATTATGCGAGCTGAACTTCAAAGCATGTTTCCTGAAATTGAGATGATTAATTCTGAATCGATTAATGATTTTGAAGGATTTTTAAAAGACAACGATAATCATAGTGAAGTAGACTTAGTCTTTTCAACTGTTCCCATCAAGTTAGATAAAAAAGTGTTTGTTGTTAAACCTTTAATGACAGAGATTGAGAAGTATGAATTAATTGAAGAAGTCCATAGTGAATTTAATTTTAAATCAGCTAAAATGCCAACGGTTGTCGATCTATTAGATACGATAATGCCATACATATCACTGAATGAGGGTGTCACTCGAAGCAAGTTAATTAGTATTATGCGCAATAAAATAAATAAATCGATTTCTAGAAATACTGACAGACGTCCCCAACTGTCTGATTTGTTAACGGACGATATGATTCAATTTAGCGATGAAGACTTAACCTGGCAAGAGGCGATAAAGTTATCGGCATTACCCCTATTAAATAAGAATTCTATTGAAGATAGGTATGTTGAGGCAATCATTAATCGGACTTATAAATATGGTGAATTTATATATCTCGGGAAAGGCATCGCTTTACCTCATGCGCGCCCCGAAGAGGGGGTAAACAATATAGGAATGACACTTCTTTCTTTGAGAAATCCTATACATATATTAGAAAATAGAAAGAATCCGATCTATATATTAGTTTTCTTAGCAGCAATTGATGATAAGTTTCATTTAAGAGCCTTAGCAAAATTAACAGAAATTTTAAATGATCAGCATACTTTAGAAGAATTGTTCGCAGCTGAGGATAGTCAAGCAATTATTGAATTAATAAAACGAGAAGAAATGAAAGGGTAG
- a CDS encoding YjbQ family protein, translated as MKIYHDFMTIDTVAGRPSYHDIFEKIKKVLEKAEVRDGILVITTPHTTCSLYFEENMHDINFFGDEYLQVDFNNVMDKIAPPMKTENDYNSPGEKHIEFGMNLSDPNYPAEKWVMLNTDAHIRSSIFGSNSMTIIIKNNKLLTGNLGRVYFVDWDQLRERSRTVNFLIMGEE; from the coding sequence ATGAAAATTTACCATGATTTTATGACTATTGATACAGTTGCAGGCAGGCCCTCTTACCATGACATTTTTGAAAAAATCAAAAAAGTACTTGAGAAAGCGGAAGTCAGAGATGGTATCTTAGTAATTACTACTCCTCATACAACCTGTTCCTTATATTTTGAAGAAAATATGCATGATATTAATTTTTTTGGTGATGAATATCTACAAGTAGATTTCAATAATGTTATGGATAAGATTGCTCCTCCAATGAAAACGGAAAATGATTATAACAGTCCTGGAGAAAAGCACATTGAGTTTGGAATGAATCTTTCTGATCCTAACTATCCCGCAGAAAAATGGGTAATGCTGAATACTGATGCGCATATTCGCTCATCAATTTTTGGAAGCAATTCTATGACGATTATTATTAAGAATAACAAGTTGTTAACAGGTAATCTTGGTCGTGTATATTTTGTTGATTGGGATCAGCTAAGAGAGCGTAGCCGTACTGTGAATTTTTTGATTATGGGCGAAGAATAA